One part of the Sulfolobus tengchongensis genome encodes these proteins:
- a CDS encoding RNA-guided endonuclease TnpB family protein — protein sequence MKEARLVKRGDDWYLNVTMKKKVQVEKQVKGLIAVDINMDFITLGNDKQVIEIPTRLDDSVHYKKLAENLQRKYPKRWRENKRILGRIRSFHIKARNIVQDFAKKVGKWVVDEARRLGANYIVLEDLNKMISHVKGLKKSYREKLYLMQYRRVQQWVEWEAKKQGLNVIYVKPAYSSTTCPKCGEKMVESGYRMLKCGKCGFEDHRDYIAVYNLCARGSLTLLSAPQMRDVIPNR from the coding sequence GTGAAAGAAGCAAGACTAGTCAAGAGAGGAGATGATTGGTATCTTAACGTGACAATGAAAAAGAAAGTACAAGTAGAGAAGCAAGTTAAAGGGCTTATAGCTGTTGATATAAACATGGACTTCATCACGTTAGGTAATGATAAACAAGTTATAGAAATTCCGACACGTCTAGATGATTCAGTGCATTATAAGAAACTTGCTGAGAATCTGCAGAGAAAATACCCCAAGAGGTGGAGGGAGAATAAGAGAATTCTCGGTAGGATTAGGAGTTTTCATATAAAGGCGAGGAATATTGTGCAGGACTTTGCTAAGAAAGTGGGGAAGTGGGTAGTTGATGAAGCAAGGAGACTGGGTGCTAACTACATAGTCCTAGAGGATCTGAATAAGATGATTTCTCACGTGAAGGGGTTGAAGAAAAGCTATAGGGAGAAACTATATTTGATGCAATACAGACGTGTTCAACAATGGGTTGAGTGGGAGGCTAAGAAACAAGGATTAAACGTAATATACGTTAAACCAGCGTATAGTTCAACTACTTGCCCTAAGTGTGGAGAGAAAATGGTTGAATCTGGGTATAGGATGCTTAAGTGTGGGAAATGTGGTTTTGAGGATCATCGTGATTATATAGCTGTGTATAATCTTTGTGCGAGGGGGTCTCTGACCCTCTTAAGTGCCCCTCAAATGAGAGATGTAATTCCGAATCGATGA
- a CDS encoding FAD/NAD(P)-binding oxidoreductase: MEKSYEYLIIGSGIAGYNALKELLNVNPKAKIIMVSSDSQFPYDRPPLSKYYLRGEMPRDKLFFEDPSFYKADNVEVKLNSEVERIDTKNKEAILKNGTTIKFNKALIATGGRPRKLNIPGEEHAYYLRSLDDADKLKNAVSRAKEALIIGAGFIGVEVASSLTTLGVKTTVIEVKPYIWNTFVDEKISKLIQQYFEGKGVRFILNESVKEILKNNGRLIAKTSGGKNIETDLVLIAVGIIPNVEIAQNSGIEVNNGIVVNEYLQTSAKDVYAAGDVANIYDPREKRRKRIEHWNNAEYTGKLSARNMSGGQESYNFISSIWSDIFDLHIESAGDTMGYDEYVIRGKFDVNNPNFNVIYLKGGAVKGYVAINRDYSELEVLNKMIELGIDVSNKKSSLQDENFDLKRLIETQ, encoded by the coding sequence TTGGAGAAATCCTATGAATACCTAATTATAGGAAGTGGAATAGCAGGGTATAATGCATTAAAGGAATTATTGAACGTGAATCCCAAGGCGAAGATAATAATGGTATCTAGCGACTCACAGTTTCCTTATGATAGACCTCCTCTATCTAAATATTATTTAAGAGGAGAAATGCCACGCGATAAGCTGTTCTTTGAAGATCCTAGCTTTTACAAAGCAGATAACGTTGAAGTTAAATTAAACAGCGAGGTAGAGAGAATAGATACTAAGAACAAGGAAGCTATTTTAAAGAATGGTACCACAATAAAATTCAATAAAGCTTTGATCGCAACTGGTGGTAGACCAAGAAAGTTAAACATTCCCGGTGAGGAGCACGCTTATTATTTGAGAAGCTTGGATGACGCTGATAAGTTAAAGAATGCCGTTAGTAGAGCTAAAGAAGCCTTAATTATTGGAGCAGGTTTCATAGGAGTTGAGGTAGCGTCTAGTTTAACTACACTGGGAGTTAAAACTACGGTAATTGAAGTGAAACCATACATCTGGAATACGTTTGTTGATGAAAAAATATCGAAACTTATCCAACAATACTTTGAAGGTAAAGGCGTGAGATTCATATTAAATGAATCCGTAAAGGAAATATTGAAGAATAACGGAAGATTAATAGCCAAAACCTCAGGTGGTAAGAATATCGAAACTGACCTCGTTTTAATAGCAGTTGGTATAATTCCAAATGTTGAAATTGCCCAGAACAGCGGTATTGAAGTTAATAACGGAATCGTAGTAAATGAATATTTGCAAACTAGTGCAAAAGACGTTTACGCAGCAGGTGATGTTGCAAACATATACGATCCTAGAGAGAAGAGAAGAAAGAGAATTGAACATTGGAACAACGCAGAATATACTGGAAAATTATCAGCTAGAAACATGAGTGGAGGTCAAGAGTCATATAACTTCATATCGTCAATATGGTCGGATATATTCGATCTGCATATAGAATCAGCTGGAGATACAATGGGATATGATGAATACGTAATTAGAGGAAAATTTGACGTTAATAATCCGAATTTTAATGTAATATACTTAAAAGGAGGAGCAGTAAAAGGCTATGTAGCAATAAATAGGGATTATAGTGAGTTAGAAGTGCTCAATAAAATGATAGAGCTAGGTATTGACGTTTCAAATAAGAAAAGCTCGTTACAAGATGAGAATTTCGACCTTAAAAGACTCATCGAGACACAATAA
- a CDS encoding SelT/SelW/SelH family protein, translated as MQDPVCKMEVDNTTKYRINYKGITYYFCSQKCLDEFKSNPLKYVSPVDLNKKIDIKIVYCRPCKFMDRALNLARDILSYFEEANVELVQGDKGIFDVYVNDELVFSRYIEKRFPESEEILKTLSNKLQLAS; from the coding sequence ATGCAAGATCCGGTATGTAAGATGGAAGTTGATAACACAACGAAATATAGGATAAACTATAAGGGTATAACATACTATTTCTGTTCACAAAAGTGCTTGGACGAATTCAAAAGTAACCCATTAAAGTATGTATCACCAGTGGATCTGAACAAAAAGATAGACATTAAAATAGTTTATTGTAGGCCTTGTAAATTCATGGATAGGGCATTAAACTTAGCAAGGGATATATTGTCTTACTTTGAGGAAGCTAATGTGGAACTGGTGCAAGGGGATAAGGGAATATTTGACGTCTATGTTAATGATGAGTTGGTGTTTTCAAGATATATAGAGAAAAGGTTCCCAGAGAGTGAAGAAATATTAAAAACTTTGAGTAATAAGTTACAACTTGCCAGCTAA
- a CDS encoding DUF1286 domain-containing protein → MLLRTHYIFSIGLLALVDSILSHEYFYYILIVAGIVSVIANTLIDRIGHKEIITRYGYIPVRTPLTHTWFRSIVWGLLSITPIIALLAFYDYESHNFIYDTSLLFIIVIDGLIVGPSHMLLDVFTERGIYVKKKGRWARYALAHFKYNNPGVNGLAILAGIIMLLYSARII, encoded by the coding sequence ATGCTACTTAGAACACATTACATTTTTTCAATAGGTTTGTTAGCTTTAGTAGACTCCATTTTATCACACGAATATTTTTACTATATATTAATAGTTGCTGGCATAGTCTCAGTAATTGCAAACACACTTATTGATAGGATAGGCCATAAAGAAATCATAACTAGATATGGTTATATTCCAGTAAGAACTCCTTTAACGCACACATGGTTTAGGAGCATTGTCTGGGGTTTATTATCTATAACTCCAATAATAGCATTATTGGCATTTTATGACTATGAGAGTCATAATTTTATTTATGATACCTCTCTACTCTTTATCATAGTAATAGATGGTTTAATTGTAGGTCCATCGCATATGTTGCTAGACGTATTCACTGAAAGAGGTATTTACGTGAAGAAGAAGGGAAGATGGGCTAGGTATGCTTTAGCCCACTTTAAATATAATAATCCTGGTGTAAATGGACTAGCAATCTTAGCAGGTATAATAATGTTGCTCTATTCTGCGAGAATTATTTAA
- the tnpA gene encoding IS200/IS605 family transposase, whose amino-acid sequence MKYKSTRHVKYLCNYHFVWIPKYRKAVLEPIAEELKQTLINIAEELGCDVLTIEIMQDHIHLFVNCPPRYAPSYLANYFKGKSARQILKKHPELKIKDGLWTRNYFVATAGNVSTETIKKYIESQKVKEDEEE is encoded by the coding sequence GTGAAATACAAATCAACCAGGCATGTAAAATACCTATGCAATTACCATTTCGTATGGATACCAAAATACCGTAAAGCTGTACTAGAGCCCATAGCAGAGGAACTAAAACAAACACTCATAAACATTGCTGAAGAACTAGGATGCGACGTTTTAACCATCGAAATCATGCAAGACCACATACACCTTTTCGTCAATTGCCCACCACGATATGCTCCCTCTTATTTAGCAAACTACTTCAAGGGCAAGTCCGCTAGACAAATCCTTAAGAAACACCCAGAACTCAAGATAAAAGACGGTCTGTGGACTAGAAACTACTTCGTTGCAACAGCTGGCAATGTAAGTACTGAGACGATCAAAAAGTACATTGAAAGCCAGAAAGTGAAAGAAGATGAAGAGGAGTAA
- the ssh7a gene encoding chromatin protein Ssh7a codes for MVTVKFKYKGEEKQVDISKIKKVWRVGKMISFTYDEGGGKTGRGAVSEKDAPKELLQMLEKQKK; via the coding sequence ATGGTAACAGTAAAGTTCAAGTACAAGGGAGAAGAGAAACAAGTAGATATCAGTAAGATAAAGAAGGTTTGGAGAGTTGGCAAGATGATAAGCTTCACCTATGACGAGGGTGGAGGAAAGACTGGTAGAGGAGCTGTGAGTGAGAAAGATGCTCCAAAAGAATTGTTACAAATGTTAGAGAAACAAAAGAAGTAA
- a CDS encoding ATP-binding protein, protein MRLVLKRKECEELKNVDYWLLLYGRRKTGKTTLIKNCIKYDYFVTIANETEGLLEGGERIKIEELLKEVRSELKRGNKVVIDEFQRLPEKFYVDISTFDKSGILILSGSSYGILNKVFDRNSPLLGLITPKEIPIISYEEVLSQLEDPLLSTLFRDPWIIPFINSYEEFVNRIKEFSLISKGLIGEVFKEEERSLTETYYQLLLRVAEGIWRTSELAGILQVKGGEATVSSLMNKLNKMGLIKKIRTLGKEYYYRHVSPVISLSLYAESKYLITERDVKIYELPIGLEVQFSVGEMISKYYGGDFVYSPKEDIDMIVMKGKKRIIAFEVKMGEITTSEAKEAIKKMSKVAEKVGLISLKDKPPEIGDVSIGPKELIEISKELNKKKEEK, encoded by the coding sequence ATGAGACTAGTCCTGAAAAGAAAAGAATGTGAAGAACTAAAAAATGTTGATTATTGGTTATTGCTTTACGGTAGAAGAAAAACTGGTAAAACTACATTAATAAAAAATTGCATTAAATATGATTATTTTGTAACAATAGCAAACGAAACAGAAGGATTATTAGAAGGTGGTGAAAGGATAAAGATAGAAGAGCTATTAAAAGAAGTACGTTCTGAACTTAAAAGGGGGAATAAAGTAGTTATTGATGAATTTCAAAGATTACCGGAAAAATTTTACGTAGACATTTCCACTTTTGATAAGAGTGGAATTTTAATTTTGTCCGGCTCTAGTTATGGAATTCTTAATAAAGTCTTTGATAGAAACTCTCCACTTTTAGGGTTGATAACCCCAAAGGAAATTCCAATTATCAGCTATGAAGAAGTTTTATCCCAACTTGAAGATCCATTACTTTCTACTCTTTTTAGAGATCCCTGGATTATTCCATTTATAAACTCTTATGAAGAATTTGTGAACAGGATAAAGGAATTCTCTTTAATTTCAAAGGGATTAATAGGAGAAGTATTTAAAGAAGAAGAAAGAAGTTTGACAGAAACATATTATCAATTACTTTTGAGAGTAGCAGAAGGAATTTGGAGAACTTCAGAATTGGCTGGAATTTTACAAGTAAAAGGAGGAGAAGCCACTGTTTCTTCCTTAATGAATAAACTGAACAAAATGGGGTTGATAAAGAAGATTAGAACTTTAGGGAAAGAATATTATTATAGACATGTTTCCCCAGTAATTTCCTTATCTTTATATGCTGAATCAAAATATTTAATCACAGAAAGAGACGTCAAAATATACGAATTACCCATAGGGTTAGAGGTCCAATTTTCTGTAGGTGAAATGATAAGTAAATATTATGGAGGAGATTTCGTTTACTCTCCAAAAGAAGACATTGATATGATAGTTATGAAGGGAAAGAAAAGAATTATAGCATTTGAGGTTAAAATGGGAGAAATAACAACATCAGAAGCTAAGGAAGCAATAAAGAAAATGAGTAAAGTTGCAGAAAAAGTAGGGTTGATAAGCCTGAAAGATAAACCCCCAGAAATTGGTGATGTTTCAATAGGTCCTAAGGAACTGATAGAAATTTCCAAAGAGTTAAATAAGAAAAAAGAAGAGAAATAA
- a CDS encoding HEPN domain-containing protein → MWNSNRFTILISFNISMDLYERSLRYLIISKTALEKSFYDVSSTNCAISAELMIRSVYSLIRKDPPYYSFHNIRKILSSLSFHIPSFEGEIRKIIRENRKEFIIVENSRNLGQYSDITKEDAEICINTVENKLLPLIKRIRENILS, encoded by the coding sequence ATGTGGAACAGCAATAGATTTACTATCCTTATCTCCTTTAATATAAGCATGGACTTATATGAAAGATCTTTAAGATACTTAATTATTTCTAAGACTGCTTTAGAAAAATCATTTTATGACGTTTCTTCCACTAATTGCGCAATTTCAGCAGAATTAATGATAAGATCAGTTTATAGTCTAATAAGGAAGGATCCTCCGTATTATTCTTTTCATAATATCAGAAAAATTCTTTCATCTTTGTCCTTTCATATTCCAAGTTTCGAAGGGGAGATAAGAAAAATAATAAGAGAAAATAGAAAAGAATTTATAATAGTAGAAAACTCTAGAAACTTAGGGCAATATTCTGATATAACGAAAGAAGATGCTGAAATATGTATAAATACTGTAGAAAATAAATTATTGCCTTTAATAAAAAGGATAAGAGAAAATATTTTAAGTTAA
- a CDS encoding AbrB/MazE/SpoVT family DNA-binding domain-containing protein, producing MKAFTKVTRNYQITIPAEIREKLGIKKAIT from the coding sequence ATGAAAGCATTCACCAAAGTCACAAGGAATTATCAAATTACTATCCCTGCAGAAATAAGAGAGAAGCTAGGAATAAAAAAGGCGATTACGTGA
- a CDS encoding FAD-dependent oxidoreductase yields the protein MDLSKLLEPIKVGEVILRNRIAMSPMISNLGTPEGYPSDAHIAYLAERAKGGVGLIITEYTYVNRTDARGSVNELGMYSDELTPKFMRLTEMIHALGSKIFVQLVHVGRKTRRDIIWGNTPIAPSPIPIMDEVREMTKDDIERVKNDFVNASIRAKRAGFDGIELHGAHGYLLAQFFSPATNKRADEYKDGVRFAEEILKSIKEKAKITVGIRISVTEFDNEGLTPEMVAEISKRLEKAGIDYIHLSAGRDGPLGSSMPYYYKRVSFLEYAKVVRDAIKVPLFLVGSIITPEEALKVRDVADVVVLGRQLLADPHWLNKAIKGLPIRPCIRCNQSCRGVVYKEVRCDVNPELGWELLPPLEKGKGEVAVVGGGVMGLEAARVLALRGFTVTLYEQNNKLGGQFLLLKDPWKINEFNELIKYYERELRRLNVEIKLNTKMECSDCILAVPDYEIPKMPEVKGERILIDSNIYAYHDYAFELAKYNEVYMTERSFKGLDRTREYLLRNSLSQAGVKFIEESNGMKFDLEIHNIVDDQPTIGKAIQRGYWIGRTYKLQF from the coding sequence ATGGACCTATCAAAGCTACTGGAGCCAATTAAGGTTGGTGAGGTCATCTTAAGGAACAGAATAGCAATGTCACCAATGATAAGTAATTTAGGAACTCCAGAGGGGTACCCGAGCGATGCCCATATAGCATATCTAGCTGAAAGAGCTAAAGGAGGAGTTGGATTAATAATAACTGAATATACCTACGTTAATCGCACAGATGCCAGAGGATCAGTTAATGAACTAGGTATGTATTCTGATGAATTGACACCAAAATTTATGAGATTAACTGAGATGATACACGCATTAGGAAGTAAGATTTTCGTACAATTGGTTCACGTTGGTAGGAAAACTAGAAGGGATATCATCTGGGGAAATACACCTATCGCTCCCTCACCTATTCCAATAATGGATGAAGTAAGAGAAATGACAAAAGACGATATAGAGAGAGTGAAGAACGATTTTGTAAATGCGTCAATAAGAGCTAAGAGAGCAGGCTTTGATGGAATAGAACTTCATGGAGCACATGGTTACTTATTGGCACAATTTTTCTCACCAGCTACTAATAAAAGGGCGGATGAGTATAAAGATGGAGTTAGGTTCGCTGAGGAGATTCTTAAAAGTATAAAGGAGAAGGCTAAGATTACCGTTGGTATAAGGATTAGCGTAACTGAGTTTGACAATGAAGGCTTAACCCCTGAAATGGTAGCTGAGATAAGTAAGAGATTGGAAAAAGCTGGGATAGACTACATTCACTTATCTGCCGGTAGAGATGGTCCTTTGGGTTCAAGCATGCCTTATTATTACAAAAGAGTATCTTTCCTAGAATACGCTAAAGTCGTAAGAGACGCTATTAAGGTTCCATTATTCCTTGTAGGGTCAATAATAACTCCAGAGGAAGCCTTAAAGGTTAGGGATGTAGCTGACGTTGTCGTATTAGGAAGGCAATTATTAGCAGATCCTCATTGGTTAAATAAGGCAATTAAGGGCTTACCAATAAGGCCATGCATTAGGTGTAACCAATCGTGCAGAGGTGTAGTGTATAAGGAAGTTAGATGCGATGTTAATCCAGAATTAGGTTGGGAGTTATTACCTCCTCTTGAAAAAGGAAAAGGTGAGGTCGCGGTAGTGGGAGGAGGTGTAATGGGCTTAGAGGCTGCTAGAGTCTTAGCATTAAGAGGTTTCACCGTAACTTTATATGAGCAGAACAACAAATTAGGTGGACAATTCTTATTACTTAAGGATCCTTGGAAAATTAATGAGTTTAATGAACTGATAAAGTATTATGAAAGGGAATTAAGAAGACTTAACGTCGAGATAAAACTTAACACTAAGATGGAATGCTCGGACTGTATATTAGCAGTACCAGATTATGAAATACCTAAAATGCCAGAAGTTAAAGGAGAGAGAATCCTGATAGACTCCAATATATACGCATATCACGACTATGCGTTCGAGTTAGCCAAATATAATGAGGTTTACATGACTGAAAGGTCTTTTAAGGGTTTGGATAGAACTAGAGAGTACTTGTTAAGAAACTCATTATCTCAAGCAGGAGTTAAATTCATAGAAGAAAGTAATGGTATGAAATTCGATCTTGAGATACACAATATTGTGGATGACCAACCAACTATAGGTAAGGCAATTCAAAGAGGCTATTGGATAGGTAGAACATACAAATTACAATTTTAG
- a CDS encoding FkbM family methyltransferase — MRRIELKPKPPSLKEFLRVKPTNFPDSLFLYSEYLKAYLDFQLFGKLPTIKETYSKLIKVKYNDIYWFVRKENLIHDIWIILLYNEPEVSKWITFKKNMIFVDVGAYIGSYTIRAGKKGANVIAFEPNPISFKILKNNVKENGLEEKVKIYNKAVWETYGKLDFYLNNDMSSISEVRGKKKVSVEAIPLDSLNLNKIDLLKIDVEGVELEVIKGATNTLEITETILIEIREELFSKINKILLNKGFRLVRSDMTYEKIGNYLYEKNR, encoded by the coding sequence TTGAGAAGGATTGAACTTAAACCTAAACCTCCATCATTAAAGGAATTCTTAAGAGTAAAACCTACAAACTTCCCTGATTCCTTATTTCTATATTCCGAATACTTGAAAGCTTATCTCGATTTTCAACTGTTTGGAAAGCTTCCCACAATAAAAGAGACTTATTCTAAATTAATTAAGGTTAAGTATAATGATATTTATTGGTTCGTTAGGAAGGAGAATCTAATTCATGATATCTGGATTATTCTCTTATATAATGAACCCGAGGTTAGTAAATGGATTACCTTTAAAAAGAATATGATTTTCGTAGATGTAGGAGCTTATATAGGCTCATATACGATTAGAGCAGGAAAGAAAGGAGCTAATGTAATAGCATTTGAACCAAATCCAATTTCTTTCAAAATATTAAAAAATAACGTTAAGGAAAACGGATTAGAGGAAAAGGTTAAAATTTACAATAAGGCTGTGTGGGAAACTTATGGCAAGCTTGACTTCTATCTAAATAATGATATGTCATCAATAAGCGAAGTAAGAGGAAAAAAGAAGGTAAGTGTAGAGGCAATACCTCTAGATTCACTTAATCTCAATAAGATTGACTTACTGAAAATAGACGTTGAGGGTGTAGAACTGGAAGTTATCAAGGGAGCAACCAATACATTGGAAATAACTGAAACTATATTAATTGAAATAAGGGAGGAATTATTCAGTAAAATAAATAAGATTTTGTTAAATAAGGGATTTAGACTTGTAAGAAGTGATATGACTTATGAAAAAATTGGGAACTACCTCTATGAGAAAAATAGATGA
- a CDS encoding class II glutamine amidotransferase → MCRMLAYYGKNKDYLRKMANCLVKASLNDPLINESHSDGWGIVAYNNNKIIYYRSSNPIFQDINTLNDVINSLDGELKVIIHARKASEKVLVSSFYSHPYLETTSTHLFFLAHNGSVDKYRLGETLGLDPSLMVDSELIARYIAIHGLKEVDRLREFTKSALNLLILEIDRKSKSSQIYFHNYYRKDIIVENEEYYKLYHNKGAVYSSSLAYTGCEKGEEVEFGKLMKLS, encoded by the coding sequence ATGTGTAGAATGTTAGCATATTACGGAAAAAATAAAGATTACTTAAGAAAGATGGCGAACTGTTTGGTTAAAGCATCATTGAATGATCCTTTAATTAATGAGAGTCATTCAGATGGATGGGGAATTGTTGCATATAATAACAATAAAATTATTTATTATAGAAGTTCTAACCCTATTTTCCAAGACATTAATACGTTGAATGATGTCATTAACTCTTTAGATGGTGAATTGAAGGTAATTATCCACGCTAGGAAAGCAAGTGAAAAAGTTCTAGTTTCCTCTTTCTATTCACATCCCTATTTAGAAACTACTAGCACGCACTTATTCTTTTTAGCGCACAATGGGAGTGTTGATAAGTATAGATTAGGCGAGACTTTAGGATTGGACCCTTCTCTCATGGTAGATTCAGAACTAATTGCAAGATACATTGCTATTCATGGCTTAAAAGAAGTAGACAGGTTAAGAGAGTTTACAAAATCAGCCTTAAATCTCCTTATTCTAGAGATAGATCGAAAAAGTAAAAGTTCACAAATATATTTTCATAATTACTATAGAAAAGATATAATTGTTGAGAACGAAGAATACTATAAATTATATCATAATAAAGGGGCGGTTTATTCTTCATCTTTAGCTTATACTGGTTGTGAAAAAGGCGAAGAAGTTGAGTTTGGGAAATTAATGAAGCTATCATGA
- a CDS encoding PaaX family transcriptional regulator C-terminal domain-containing protein, translated as MKIQSLFFTLYGDYIKDAGGTISSKSIIVILKEFGFSEGAIRAGLHRMKKAGLIDSIKREDKKISYKLSEKGMLRLLEGTRRVYEKIRRKWDGKWRLVVYNIPESNRELRDRLRRELKWLGFGMLAQSTWISPNPIEDTLKKFIKDLYNSTNNIEVDIFLADYLGEPKRLVQKCWNLIEVEQAYKAFLEKWEKVTEKVNYLKNNEAFVTRIELVHEYRKFLNIDPDLPEDLLPQNWIGYTAYELFMKLREELTPKANEFFYSVYEP; from the coding sequence ATGAAGATACAATCGTTATTCTTTACGCTTTACGGGGATTATATTAAGGACGCCGGTGGAACTATTAGCTCTAAAAGTATAATTGTTATTCTCAAGGAATTTGGATTTTCAGAAGGTGCTATTAGAGCGGGTTTACATAGAATGAAGAAAGCAGGTTTAATAGATTCTATAAAAAGAGAGGATAAGAAGATTAGCTATAAATTATCTGAAAAAGGCATGTTAAGATTATTGGAAGGGACCAGAAGAGTTTATGAGAAAATTAGAAGAAAATGGGATGGTAAATGGAGACTAGTAGTCTACAACATTCCTGAAAGCAATAGAGAGTTGAGAGATAGACTAAGGAGAGAGCTTAAATGGTTAGGATTTGGAATGTTAGCTCAATCAACCTGGATATCTCCAAATCCCATTGAAGATACTTTAAAGAAGTTCATTAAAGATCTTTATAATTCGACTAATAACATAGAAGTGGATATCTTCTTAGCTGATTATCTAGGAGAACCTAAACGTCTAGTACAGAAGTGTTGGAATCTAATCGAAGTAGAACAAGCGTACAAAGCTTTTTTAGAAAAATGGGAGAAAGTAACTGAAAAAGTAAATTACCTAAAAAATAATGAAGCCTTTGTAACAAGAATAGAATTAGTTCATGAATATAGAAAGTTCTTAAACATAGATCCTGACTTACCTGAGGATTTATTACCTCAAAATTGGATTGGGTACACTGCATATGAGCTTTTCATGAAATTAAGAGAAGAACTGACACCTAAGGCTAACGAATTCTTTTATAGTGTGTATGAACCATGA